The following DNA comes from Caulobacter mirabilis.
GGGTCTTGTCGATAACCGTCTGGGTCTGGCCGGGGTTGACCTCGACCGCGGACGCGACCCGCAGCGTCGTCCGATACTGGTCGGGGACGCCGCCGCTCCAGGTCGCGTAGGCTGAGGCGGTATAGGGCAGCGCCCCTTGCCGCCATCCTCCGGCCGGACGCGTCGCCGCCTGAATCTCCCGACCGCCGACGACGTCGGCTAGGTCCGCGCCCTGCAGGTCCGCCAGCCTCAGCCGCGCCAATAGGGCTGAGGACCAGGTTTGAAGCTTGCCGTTGAGGGCGGTCTGATTGAAGGCGGTCACATAGGACGCGCTGCCGCTGGACCCGGTCGTCCCTCCAGCGGCTGACGCGATCTCGCCAGCCGTGAACCCCATGCCGGCCTTCACGTCGATGCCGGCCTTGTGGGTGTAGGGCTTGTAGGCGGGGTCGAACTGGTAGGTCCCGCCGCCGATCGTCGCCTCGACCCAGGCATGGCCCAGGGTCACGCTGCTGACCGAGCCGGAGAGCGCGCAGTTGGCCGGACTGGAGCCGTTGATGATCGCCGGAATGCCGCCGAGGGCTAGGAACTGGCAGGCCGCCTTGGCCTGGTCCAGACCGGTCCAGGCCTGGAACTGGGGCCCGGTCAGGGTGATCGTCCCGACCTTGTAGCTCGCCGTGATCCCCGACTCGCGCAGCAGCTCCACCATCAGGCTGGCCTGGTCGAAGGCCGTGCCCGACTTGTCGATGATCACGCCCAGCGCGCCCTTCTGCAGGCCGTACTGGAACTCGGTGTCGATCCCGTTGCGGACGTACTCGTAGATCAGGTCCGGATCGCCGCGCAGCGCCCGCGCCAGCTCCTTCACCTCGGGCGGCCGCAGCGTGGTGCAGACCTGCGCATTCGACGGGAACTGGGCGCAGAGCCCGTTCGTCGAGGTCGTTCCGCCGCCATAGTAGGCCGAGGCGGCCGCGGGCGAGACCAGCTCGCCCTTCAGCACCTGCACCGACGGCACGGCCGAAAGCCCCTGCGCCATCGCCGGCTGGGCGACCAGAGCTATAAGCGACACGCCGCCGAACAGGCCGCCGGCCGCGACTCCACGCCAATCTCTACGGTACAAGACACGCCCCCGCGTTCGTCATCCCGCCCGCCGCAACGGGCGCTTCCAGCTGTTTCGAAGTCTGGCCGTCAGGCCGCGACCGCCGCCTAGGTGGTGGTCACCGTGGCGGTGCGGTTTCCGTTGTCGTCGTAGCTGTAGGTGATGGTGACGCCGGTCGAATAGGTCACGGTCTTCAGCCGCCCCAGGTCGTCATAGGTATAGGTGACCGTCGCCGCGGAC
Coding sequences within:
- a CDS encoding RHS repeat domain-containing protein translates to MFRGLMAATAVMLSVAGGAASAATVTYTYDDLGRLKTVTYSTGVTITYSYDDNGNRTATVTTT